A single region of the Cyclopterus lumpus isolate fCycLum1 chromosome 16, fCycLum1.pri, whole genome shotgun sequence genome encodes:
- the ifnlr1 gene encoding interferon lambda receptor 1 translates to MKMWSMKVIILLLFCYASLSTGNQTAYFVSRNFYNVLHWDLMKPAFPGEKVLYSVQYWSDATEQFRIKEECQNITALSCDLTAETPSVHDVQYWAKVYCNGRSCGSTLRLKPIAQTVFGPPTLSTYPRVSSLYVNVTLPLGPNGVSIADIITSSKKGPSKTVINYILKITHPTWAAQVHESTTGQFVISLKNNQTEYCGHVAYSPSTEWGRPKGEQASFCVTLPGDPLTLLPWLLVSAALLTAVITTSVVCMCKYTRGGKEKSIPQLLVTPFSTPTRVLQSPDRNVIISKAEVCIKSDQTVYATIRMKPNLPSVVSGGYSPQDILCQAWQDGTGSSFGTGEHSLTPNPEDTSAQSSEIYSVVAVHEPNEDIQQATNDNRGTSNLPMSSSRESLDKAGARPKLSSHGVQPLPHPDPCESNPAKPLLLQTVRDTNGQLVLPSLIFQLQSSTDDTVPPLNPERKPLLSDLMDSKTERPSLASLKSHDGSELSDSGCDDSTVTTPTQTYCNTHYSPSQPVAPYFHQGWKNPPSSDALLESGYKQNGLPEILFETASEDSCEYRKTDYPRTWTGHKKEEQGEEDEDRGEEETRQILLGGWVVQIQE, encoded by the exons ATGAAGATGTGGTCTATGAAGGTCATCATTCTCCTCCTGTTCTGCTATG CTTCTCTTTCGACTGGCAACCAAACAGCGTATTTTGTCTCAAGGAACTTTTACAACGTACTCCACTGGGACCTCATGAAGCCGGCCTTCCCTGGGGAAAAGGTCCTCTATAGCGTACAGTACTGGAG TGATGCCACGGAGCAATTCCGGATAAAAGAGGAGTGTCAGAACATTACCGCTCTGTCCTGTGACCTGACTGCAGAAACCCCATCAGTTCATGATGTTCAGTACTGGGCTAAAGTGTACTGTAACGGTCGCTCATGTGGCAGCACCCTCAGGTTAAAGCCCATTGCACAAA CTGTTTTTGGTCCGCCCACCTTGTCTACGTACCCAAGGGTGTCGTCCTTGTATGTCAATGTGACCCTGCCCTTGGGCCCAAACGGAGTCTCCATTGCTGACATCATCACCAGCAGCAAAAAAGGGCCTTCCAAAACTGTAATCAATTATATCTTAAAAATCACCCACCCAACGTGGGCTGCACAG GTTCATGAATCCACAACCGGACAGTTCGTCATCAGCTTGAAGAACAACCAAACCGAGTACTGCGGCCACGTGGCGTACAGTCCTTCCACTGAGTGGGGTCGCCCAAAGGGTGAGCAGGCCTCCTTCTGTGTCACACTGCCAG GTGATCCTCTGACGCTTTTGCCATGGCTTCTTGTTAGCGCTGCTCTTCTGACGGCCGTAATCACAACTTCagttgtgtgcatgtgcaaataCACGAGGGGTGGAAAGGAAAAGAGCATTCCACAGCTATTG GTAACCCCCTTCAGCACTCCAACCAGAGTACTGCAGTCTCCAGACAGGAATGTCATCATTTCCAAAGCGGAGGTCTGCATTAAAAGTGACCAAACAGTTTACGCAACGATCAGGATGAAGCCTAATTTGCCCTCAGTTGTGTCTGGAGGTTATTCCCCCCAGGACATCCTCTGCCAAGCCTGGCAAGATGGCACTGGCTCCTCTTTTGGCACAGGGGAACACAGCCTGACCCCGAATCCAGAGGACACAAGTGCCCAGTCCTCCGAAATCTACAGTGTTGTAGCTGTCCATGAACCTAATGAAGACATTCAGCAGGCTACCAATGACAACAGAGGAACCAGTAACCTACCAATGTCCTCCAGTAGAGAAAGCTTGGATAAAGCTGGAGCGCGTCCAAAGCTGAGCTCACATGGAGTACAACCGCTACCTCATCCGGACCCTTGTGAGAGCAATCCAGCCAAGCCACTGCTTTTGCAAACCGTGCGGGATACCAATGGACAACTTGTGTTGCCTTCACTCATTTTTCAGTTACAGAGCAGCACAGATGACACAGTGCCGCCCCTTAACCCAGAGAGGAAACCCCTTTTATCTGACCTTATGGACTCCAAGACGGAGCGGCCATCATTGGCATCCTTGAAGAGCCACGACGGATCAGAGTTGTCAGACTCAGGGTGTGATGACAGCACTGTCACCACACCAACCCAGACCTACTGCAACACCCATTATTCCCCATCGCAACCAGTTGCTCCTTATTTCCACCAGGGATGGAAGAACCCACCATCTAGTGATGCCTTGCTTGAATCAGGTTACAAACAAAACGGGTTGCCTGAGATCCTTTTTGAAACTGCATCCGAAGACAGTTGTGAATACAGAAAGACAGATTATCCGCGGACATGGACGGGTCACAAAAAGGAGGAGcaaggtgaggaagatgaagacagaggagaagaggagacaagGCAAATTCTTCTCGGAGGTTGGGTGGTACAAATTCAAGAATAA